In one window of Oncorhynchus gorbuscha isolate QuinsamMale2020 ecotype Even-year linkage group LG23, OgorEven_v1.0, whole genome shotgun sequence DNA:
- the LOC124011388 gene encoding cyclin-dependent kinase 15-like, whose protein sequence is MQNLRQAATEAFHRLGLKQRQLGYEELDETDPSNSKPRPHWFHTLQVRRLAVQRGRSNSDPMGGKSFDQDFQWKTGLQFGTANSYLNLEKIGEGTYATVYKGISRINGHLVALKVIRMKTEEGVPFTAIREASLLKGLKHANIVLLHDIIHTKEALTFVFEYVQTDLAEYMTQHPGGLHSYNVRIFMFQLLRGLSYIHGRRILHRDLKPQNLLISYLGELKLADFGLARSKSIPCQTYSSEVVTLWYRPPDVLLGSTDYSTALDIWGAGCIFIEMLQGTPAFPGVADVFEQLQNVWTVVGVPTEETWPGVNELPNFRPEWFQPCQPQQFRNVWKRLSKLPYKTEDLAQKILITIPRDRISAQDALQHPYFNTLPPPIMQLRDTVSVFKVPGVRLETEVKDIFSPSLRIRPSQLVPLAKCW, encoded by the exons TTGGATGAGACGGACCCGTCCAACTCCAAGCCCCGGCCTCACTGGTTCCACACGCTGCAGGTCCGCAGGCTGGCGGTCCAGAGAGGACGCAGCAACAGTGACCCTATGGGAGGGAAAAGTTTCGATCAGGACTTCCAATGG AAAACAGGCCTACAGTTTGGCACAGCCAACTCCTACCTGAACCTGGAGAAGATAGGGGAGGGGACATACGCTACAGTCTACAAGGGAATCAGCCG GATAAACGGGCACCTGGTGGCCTTGAAGGTGATCCGTATGAAGACGGAAGAAGGCGTACCATTCACTGCCATCCGAGAGG CCTCCCTCCTAAAAGGCCTGAAACACGCCAACATTGTCCTGCTCCATGACATCATCCACACCAAAGAGGCACTCACATTTGTCTTTGAGTACGTACAAACAGATTTGGCTGAGTATATGACGCAGCACCCAGGAGGCCTGCATTCCTACAATGTCAGG aTCTTCATGTTCCAGCTGCTGCGGGGTCTGTCCTACATCCACGGTCGGAGGATCCTGCATCGGGACCTTAAACCCCAGAACCTGCTCATCAGCTACCTGGGGGAGCTCAAACTGGCTGACTTCG GGCTGGCCCGGTCCAAGTCCATCCCGTGCCAGACCTATTCATCTGAGGTGGTGACTCTGTGGTACCGGCCTCCTGATGTCCTCCTGGGTTCCACTGATTACTCCACTGCTCTGGACATCTG GGGAGCTGGATGCATCTTCATTGAGATGCTCCAGGGGACGCCAGCCTTTCCAGGGGTGGCAGACGTCTTTGAGCAGCTGCAGAACGTATGGACT GTCGTAGGGGTCCCGACTGAGGAGACGTGGCCAGGAGTGAACGAGCTGCCCAACTTCAGACCAG AGTGGTTTCAACCATGTCAGCCCCAGCAATTCAGGAATGTTTGGAAAAG ACTGTCCAAGTTGCCCTATAAGACAGAGGACCTGGCCCAGAAGATTCTGATCACCATCCCACGAGACCGCATCTCGGCCCAGGATGCACTGCAGCACCCCTATTTCAACACGCTACCACCCCCCATCATGCAGCTACgagaca ctgtaTCAGTCTTCAAGGTCCCCGGAGTGAGGCTGGAGACAGAGGTGAAGGATATCTTCAGTCCCAGTCTAAGGATCAGACCGTCCCAGCTGGTGCCCTTGGCTAAGTGCTGGTGA